A portion of the Eubacterium maltosivorans genome contains these proteins:
- the lspA gene encoding signal peptidase II yields MLFYILFIIGGIVVDQLTKYLAVTFLSPVTTVPVIPHVFHLTYVENTGAAFSIFAGKQIFLILLTLIFIIVLVYFFVIMPKTKRYFDVNLALSMIISGAVGNLIDRIRLNYVIDFFDVRLIGFAIFNIADIFVVVGCILMVIAIFRNKELLNNPPSLAKKKRQRAAQTLKKPKTSAEADNTAAEHKTEEVQGLNKDVLSKRKPRKRRRNLEPEVKTKIEKLPEHYSSIDFEPGPPPEEPEFLQHRKKKDSED; encoded by the coding sequence ATGTTATTTTATATATTATTCATCATTGGAGGAATCGTTGTTGACCAGCTAACCAAATATCTGGCCGTTACATTTTTGTCGCCCGTCACCACTGTCCCAGTCATTCCCCATGTTTTTCACCTGACCTACGTGGAGAATACCGGCGCTGCTTTCAGTATCTTTGCCGGGAAGCAGATCTTCCTGATCCTTCTCACCCTGATTTTTATTATCGTGCTGGTCTACTTCTTTGTCATCATGCCAAAGACCAAGCGGTATTTTGACGTCAATCTGGCGCTGTCCATGATCATCAGCGGCGCCGTCGGTAATCTGATCGACCGTATCCGCCTGAACTATGTGATCGACTTTTTCGACGTCCGCCTCATTGGCTTTGCCATTTTTAACATTGCTGATATTTTTGTGGTTGTCGGGTGTATCCTGATGGTGATCGCCATTTTCAGAAACAAGGAGCTGCTCAACAACCCGCCGAGTCTGGCTAAAAAAAAACGACAGCGGGCCGCGCAGACATTAAAAAAACCCAAGACCAGCGCAGAAGCCGATAACACGGCAGCAGAGCACAAGACCGAAGAAGTCCAGGGGCTGAACAAGGACGTGCTCTCAAAGCGAAAGCCGCGAAAACGCCGCCGGAATCTGGAGCCAGAGGTCAAGACAAAAATCGAAAAGCTGCCCGAGCATTACAGCTCCATCGATTTTGAGCCCGGGCCGCCGCCGGAAGAGCCGGAATTCCTCCAGCACAGAAAGAAAAAAGATTCCGAGGATTAA
- a CDS encoding GntR family transcriptional regulator, producing the protein MEAEKEKIKLTLDVSSCKPLREIVFETIRNAIINGDLKPGQRLMEVQLAEQLGVSRTPVRESIRKLELEGLVKMVPRKGAYVTPMSIDDLRDMMEIRRALEALSAELAAKNATEEDIKKLEESNRGFEESALKNDEEGIINYDIAFHETIYRATGNERLIQMINSLREQMQRVRVEYVHHIEDKTPLIGQHQKIIDNIAGHRCAEASEAAGAHIQITEKDMVAVLE; encoded by the coding sequence ATGGAAGCAGAAAAAGAAAAAATTAAATTAACCCTTGATGTGAGCTCGTGTAAGCCGCTGAGAGAAATCGTGTTTGAAACCATTAGAAACGCTATTATCAACGGAGACCTGAAGCCGGGACAACGCCTGATGGAAGTACAGCTGGCAGAACAGCTGGGCGTCAGCCGTACGCCAGTGCGTGAGTCGATCCGTAAGCTGGAGCTGGAGGGGCTTGTAAAAATGGTGCCGAGAAAGGGCGCTTATGTTACGCCCATGTCCATCGACGATCTCCGGGATATGATGGAAATCCGGCGCGCTCTGGAAGCCCTGTCCGCTGAGCTGGCAGCTAAGAACGCGACAGAGGAGGATATCAAAAAGCTGGAGGAAAGCAACCGAGGCTTTGAGGAGTCCGCCCTTAAAAATGATGAAGAAGGCATTATCAACTACGATATTGCGTTTCATGAAACGATTTACCGCGCAACAGGAAACGAACGCCTGATCCAGATGATCAACTCTCTCAGAGAGCAGATGCAGCGTGTCCGTGTGGAATATGTTCATCACATTGAGGACAAGACGCCGCTGATCGGCCAGCACCAGAAGATTATTGACAATATTGCAGGCCACCGCTGCGCAGAAGCCAGCGAAGCGGCTGGAGCTCATATCCAGATCACGGAAAAAGATATGGTGGCTGTGCTGGAATAG
- the ispE gene encoding 4-(cytidine 5'-diphospho)-2-C-methyl-D-erythritol kinase, translating to MKEYVVRAPAKVNLSLDVTGKRPDGYHEMRMVNHSVALSDTLVFKNSGQGICISCSDPKIPTDERNLVYRVAEKLRARFGIDRGVHIDIKKNIPSEAGLAGGSADAAAAILGLNLIWELNLSLEEMLAFGSTIGADIPYCCYKGMALVEGIGEIIKPVKPLRKLPVLVVKPEINIATPWAFGRLDSAEHVVHPDIDRVIQLVETEDYAALGSTVGNAFEQVVFQDYPEIGEMKAKMLESGAFASIMSGSGSTVIGYFLDNATAEKACEAFRRNDLLTFLTEIE from the coding sequence ATGAAAGAATATGTAGTGCGGGCGCCCGCAAAGGTAAACCTTTCTTTGGACGTTACCGGCAAACGTCCTGACGGCTATCATGAGATGCGCATGGTGAACCATTCGGTGGCTTTGTCGGATACACTTGTGTTTAAAAACAGCGGCCAGGGAATCTGTATTTCTTGCAGTGATCCTAAAATCCCGACCGATGAGCGCAATCTGGTCTATCGGGTGGCTGAAAAGCTACGGGCCCGTTTCGGCATCGACCGGGGTGTCCATATCGACATTAAAAAGAACATTCCAAGTGAGGCAGGGCTGGCCGGCGGCAGCGCTGATGCGGCGGCGGCCATTTTGGGACTGAACCTGATCTGGGAGCTGAACCTGAGCCTTGAGGAGATGCTTGCTTTTGGCAGCACCATCGGCGCGGATATTCCATATTGCTGTTATAAGGGAATGGCCTTGGTAGAAGGGATCGGTGAGATCATTAAGCCGGTGAAGCCTCTTAGAAAGCTGCCAGTGCTGGTGGTAAAGCCTGAGATAAACATTGCGACACCCTGGGCTTTTGGCCGTTTGGACAGTGCGGAGCATGTGGTGCATCCGGACATCGACCGAGTCATCCAGCTGGTAGAGACAGAGGATTATGCGGCCCTTGGCAGCACTGTGGGCAATGCCTTTGAGCAGGTGGTTTTCCAGGATTATCCAGAAATTGGTGAGATGAAAGCAAAAATGCTGGAATCTGGCGCTTTCGCGTCCATTATGAGCGGCAGCGGTTCAACGGTGATCGGTTACTTTTTGGACAATGCCACGGCAGAAAAGGCCTGTGAGGCTTTTAGACGGAATGATTTATTAACATTTTTAACAGAAATAGAATAG
- a CDS encoding HAD family hydrolase, with the protein MKNIEDYKAVIFDFDGTLVDSMGLWHSIDHIYLERHHKVCPETLPYEIAGKSFTETAEYFKERFELEDSIEDIKAEWVAMSHEEYLNHVHFKPGALRLIRDLHSRRQRIAIATSNNRETTEAFLQKHNVLSYFDILCFTTEVGAGKPNPAVFNQAAQLLSLPADDCLVFEDTLEGIQAAKAAGMDVIAVADLWQGDHLVKIKNLADGFIQDFTDLK; encoded by the coding sequence ATGAAAAACATAGAGGATTACAAGGCTGTCATCTTCGATTTTGACGGTACCCTTGTAGATTCAATGGGGCTGTGGCACAGCATTGACCACATTTATCTGGAGCGCCATCACAAGGTCTGTCCTGAAACCCTGCCCTATGAGATTGCCGGTAAAAGCTTTACCGAGACCGCAGAATATTTTAAGGAGCGCTTCGAGCTCGAGGACTCCATCGAAGACATCAAAGCCGAATGGGTTGCGATGTCCCACGAAGAATATTTAAACCACGTACACTTTAAGCCCGGAGCCCTGCGGCTGATCCGCGATTTACACAGCCGGCGCCAGCGCATTGCCATCGCGACCTCCAACAACCGGGAGACCACCGAAGCTTTTCTGCAAAAGCACAATGTGCTGAGCTACTTTGACATTCTCTGCTTCACCACCGAGGTCGGAGCGGGAAAACCCAATCCGGCAGTTTTTAACCAGGCGGCACAGCTGCTGTCCCTGCCGGCAGATGACTGTCTTGTCTTCGAGGATACGCTGGAGGGGATTCAGGCCGCCAAGGCCGCTGGCATGGATGTGATCGCCGTGGCGGATTTATGGCAGGGCGACCATCTGGTCAAAATCAAGAATCTGGCCGATGGCTTCATTCAGGATTTTACAGATTTAAAATAG
- a CDS encoding uracil-DNA glycosylase, whose protein sequence is MSINFQNDWEDTLQKEFQQEYYQKLRRFLLHEYKTQTVYPDMYDIFNAFHFTAYSDTKVCIIGQDPYHGRGQAHGLSFSVKPEVAVPPSLQNIYKELYDDLGCSIPSHGYLKKWTDEGVLLLNAVLTVRAGQPASHRGMGWEQFTDHVIEMLNKREDPIVFILWGAFAQSKIPMITNPAHHIIKSPHPSPFSAARGFFGSRPFSKTNAFLESIGKKPVDWQIDPL, encoded by the coding sequence ATGTCCATCAACTTTCAAAATGACTGGGAGGATACTCTCCAAAAAGAATTTCAACAGGAATACTACCAGAAGCTGCGGCGCTTCTTGCTTCACGAGTATAAAACACAGACCGTGTACCCGGATATGTATGACATTTTTAACGCATTTCACTTCACGGCCTACTCAGATACCAAGGTCTGCATCATCGGCCAGGACCCTTACCATGGCAGAGGACAGGCCCATGGCCTTTCCTTTTCTGTAAAGCCAGAGGTGGCTGTGCCACCGTCGCTTCAGAATATTTACAAAGAACTGTACGACGATCTGGGCTGCTCGATCCCCAGCCACGGCTATCTGAAAAAATGGACCGACGAAGGCGTTTTGCTGCTCAACGCAGTGCTCACCGTGCGGGCAGGCCAGCCAGCCTCCCACAGAGGCATGGGCTGGGAGCAGTTCACAGACCATGTCATCGAAATGCTGAACAAACGCGAGGACCCTATCGTCTTTATTCTGTGGGGCGCTTTTGCCCAGTCCAAAATCCCAATGATCACCAATCCGGCCCATCATATTATAAAATCGCCCCATCCCAGCCCTTTCTCGGCCGCCCGCGGTTTTTTTGGCAGCCGGCCGTTTTCAAAAACCAACGCCTTTCTCGAAAGCATTGGCAAAAAACCGGTTGACTGGCAGATTGATCCCCTTTAG
- a CDS encoding phosphatase PAP2 family protein has protein sequence MDLTILLWIQAHMRCDVLDFIFSLITKLGNAGVVWILFTLLLLIRRDTRYTGLVMAIAFILSAAVVNLGIKPLISRPRPFQVHPIELAIAAPYGTSFPSGHSATSFAAAWAYFITRKNRLRWGLLALAAAIAFSRLYLFVHFPTDVLAGIIIGIILSYPAKLIADRLVKNGRWGIHANP, from the coding sequence TTGGATTTAACAATTTTACTCTGGATTCAGGCACATATGCGCTGCGATGTGCTTGATTTTATTTTCAGCCTTATCACAAAGCTCGGCAACGCCGGCGTTGTCTGGATACTGTTTACCCTTTTGCTGCTCATCCGCAGAGATACCCGCTATACAGGTCTGGTCATGGCCATCGCGTTCATCCTGTCGGCGGCAGTGGTTAATCTTGGTATAAAACCCCTCATCAGTCGGCCTCGTCCCTTTCAGGTCCACCCCATCGAGCTTGCCATCGCCGCGCCTTACGGAACCTCCTTTCCATCTGGCCACAGCGCCACTTCCTTTGCGGCTGCCTGGGCCTACTTTATCACAAGAAAAAACCGGCTTCGCTGGGGACTTTTAGCGCTGGCTGCCGCCATTGCTTTCTCACGCCTGTACCTCTTTGTCCATTTTCCAACAGATGTGCTGGCTGGTATCATCATTGGCATTATCCTGAGCTATCCCGCAAAGCTCATAGCTGACAGGCTCGTAAAAAATGGTAGGTGGGGAATCCATGCCAATCCGTAA
- a CDS encoding GH25 family lysozyme encodes MPIRKKISPLIIVILILITGAFLLYHWGILQFNHPDAETYPVQGVDVSTYQGSIDWPVLADNGLTFAFIKATEGSSFQDENFKYNWENAGKTHLKVGAYHFFSYETSGATQAENYIKTVPVKDDALPPVVDIEFYGSYTRYTAPDKETTRRELTELLNRLESHYGKRPIIYTSTKPYATYIADYYNDYPIWIRNFYACPILSDHRQWTFWQYSDKGSLSGYTGYAPNIDLNVYRGSYDAFMAQFGY; translated from the coding sequence ATGCCAATCCGTAAAAAAATATCTCCGTTGATTATCGTTATCCTGATCCTGATCACAGGCGCCTTTCTGCTCTATCACTGGGGCATCCTGCAGTTTAACCATCCTGACGCCGAGACCTACCCCGTGCAGGGCGTTGATGTCTCCACCTATCAGGGCTCCATCGACTGGCCGGTTCTGGCCGACAATGGCCTGACCTTTGCCTTTATCAAGGCTACCGAAGGCAGCAGCTTTCAGGATGAGAACTTCAAATACAACTGGGAAAACGCCGGAAAAACCCATCTTAAGGTCGGCGCTTATCACTTTTTCAGCTATGAAACCAGCGGCGCCACCCAGGCAGAAAATTATATCAAAACCGTTCCTGTCAAGGACGACGCCCTGCCGCCTGTGGTGGACATTGAATTTTACGGCAGCTACACTCGTTATACCGCGCCGGATAAAGAAACCACCCGCAGGGAACTGACAGAGCTTTTAAACCGCCTGGAAAGCCATTATGGCAAGCGGCCCATCATCTACACCTCTACCAAGCCCTACGCCACCTACATCGCCGATTATTACAATGATTATCCCATCTGGATCCGGAACTTCTACGCCTGTCCCATCCTTTCGGACCACCGGCAATGGACCTTCTGGCAATACTCAGATAAAGGCTCTCTCTCCGGATATACAGGTTATGCGCCCAACATCGACCTCAATGTTTACCGCGGCAGCTATGATGCGTTCATGGCTCAGTTCGGATACTAA
- a CDS encoding cobaltochelatase CobT-related protein, with translation MAEPAKWVYDDLDFDNRVTNLMWTISGNYDENMDAGEKSFISKDVALYQGITAGGRRKYINWDAVKRFIISRVKAGLDKDILLGLIQMATDVLVEEKLMEERPGIYDIRKKAYDDILSDYFKMHTDNLLEKARHALVLEKVGKMPRMDVATNGLIKEIKSLSGCEDTIDMLKGVEAVYIRYFPIYVYSEDGEVIGEECRSDVELSDFNDFMMEEFYDDALEEEMQLDESLDEIAESLLGDNGEGSGFNSDVKDNRVLRIKAEDLDKIYEKVSYHFGKTYLSTPEVRRLQNRVCRDVHENCRIHLTDGVIRSNCDNGFQKNLVGRHKVKNTLAYGVNKRIHKRNIHKLRDSIARTLVQEEFKDEIPSDQGMLVPNKLWRVGRSSNTKVFVRTLDNDKGSYVVDILIDSSGSQRRNQALVASQAYVLAQALTLNGIPNRVMGFNSFLDYTILKRYRDYESNLRANENIFEYYCTGNNRDGLAIKAVVEELKSRPEDNKILIVLSDGRPNDIKVGKGQSQTLEEAYRGATAVRDTAVEVRRARQQGIMVLGVFTGKERDLLAEKLIYGKDFAYIKDINRFADLVIKYLKQVITN, from the coding sequence ATGGCAGAACCGGCAAAATGGGTTTATGACGACCTGGATTTCGATAACCGCGTGACAAATCTGATGTGGACGATTTCCGGCAATTACGATGAGAATATGGACGCTGGTGAAAAAAGCTTTATCTCCAAAGATGTAGCCCTATACCAGGGGATCACAGCAGGGGGACGGCGTAAATACATCAATTGGGACGCGGTGAAGCGTTTTATCATCAGCCGGGTAAAGGCAGGGCTGGACAAGGATATACTCCTGGGGCTGATCCAGATGGCTACAGATGTGCTGGTAGAGGAAAAGCTTATGGAAGAACGGCCGGGAATCTATGATATTCGGAAAAAAGCCTATGATGACATTCTGTCCGATTATTTCAAGATGCATACCGATAACCTTCTTGAAAAGGCAAGACACGCTTTGGTTTTGGAAAAGGTTGGTAAAATGCCCAGGATGGATGTGGCGACAAACGGTCTGATCAAGGAAATCAAATCCCTCAGCGGCTGCGAGGACACCATTGATATGCTGAAGGGCGTCGAAGCTGTCTATATCCGGTATTTTCCCATTTATGTCTACTCAGAGGATGGGGAGGTTATCGGGGAGGAGTGCCGCAGCGATGTGGAGCTGAGTGACTTCAACGATTTTATGATGGAAGAATTCTATGATGACGCGCTTGAAGAAGAAATGCAGCTGGATGAAAGCCTGGATGAAATCGCCGAATCTCTTCTGGGTGATAATGGCGAGGGCAGTGGATTTAACAGTGATGTTAAAGATAACCGGGTTCTCCGTATCAAGGCAGAGGATCTGGATAAAATCTATGAAAAGGTCTCCTATCATTTTGGTAAGACCTATCTCTCAACGCCAGAGGTCCGGAGGCTGCAGAACAGGGTATGCCGCGATGTGCATGAAAACTGCAGGATTCATCTGACGGATGGGGTGATCCGCAGTAATTGTGACAACGGATTCCAGAAAAACCTGGTTGGGCGGCATAAGGTGAAAAATACGTTGGCCTATGGTGTGAACAAGCGCATCCACAAGCGCAATATCCATAAGCTGCGGGACAGTATTGCCCGGACGCTGGTTCAGGAAGAATTTAAGGATGAGATACCGTCTGACCAGGGGATGCTTGTGCCCAACAAGCTGTGGCGGGTCGGGCGCAGCAGTAACACGAAGGTGTTTGTGCGCACGCTGGATAATGACAAGGGAAGCTACGTGGTGGATATTCTCATTGACTCCAGTGGATCACAGCGGCGCAACCAGGCGCTGGTGGCCAGCCAGGCCTATGTGCTGGCCCAGGCACTGACCCTGAACGGCATCCCTAACCGCGTTATGGGGTTTAACAGCTTTCTGGATTACACGATCCTGAAACGCTACCGTGATTATGAGTCAAATCTGAGGGCCAATGAAAATATTTTTGAGTATTACTGCACAGGCAATAACCGGGATGGTTTAGCCATCAAGGCAGTGGTTGAGGAATTGAAAAGCCGTCCAGAGGATAATAAAATTCTCATTGTTTTGAGCGACGGACGCCCCAATGATATCAAAGTGGGGAAAGGGCAGAGCCAGACGCTCGAGGAGGCCTACCGCGGTGCCACCGCTGTGAGGGATACGGCCGTCGAGGTGCGCAGGGCACGCCAGCAGGGGATTATGGTGCTTGGCGTGTTCACTGGCAAGGAAAGAGACCTGCTGGCTGAGAAGCTGATTTACGGTAAGGATTTTGCCTATATAAAAGATATTAACCGCTTTGCGGATCTGGTTATCAAATACCTGAAACAGGTTATCACCAATTAA
- a CDS encoding AAA family ATPase, protein MELYNKLLEQGISEKLIDDVKRFRQEYPVEADLADRVPESETIFYGRDIWAMCITAILEGENILLSGPKATGKNVLADNLCELFGRPQWNTSFHVNTDSTSLIGTDTFIDNEVRLRRGSVYECAVNGGFGVFDEINMAKNDALVVLHSALDYRKVIDVPGYEKISLNPATRFIGTMNYEYAGTKELNEALVSRFMTIDIPQIDEETLMVILADEFPDAKQDMLKQFAGIFLDLQEKAMNSEISTKSVDLRGIMGSLRTIRRGLRPMLAINMGVIGKTFDQYEKEIVYDVIRTRIREDWKAEDIF, encoded by the coding sequence TTGGAACTTTATAACAAACTTTTAGAACAGGGCATCAGTGAAAAATTGATTGACGATGTAAAGCGTTTTAGACAAGAGTACCCGGTTGAGGCAGATCTGGCAGACCGTGTGCCTGAATCAGAGACCATCTTTTATGGCAGAGACATCTGGGCAATGTGCATCACCGCGATTCTTGAGGGTGAAAATATCCTGCTTTCCGGCCCAAAGGCGACCGGGAAAAATGTCCTGGCCGATAACCTGTGCGAGCTTTTCGGCAGACCCCAGTGGAATACATCTTTCCATGTCAATACGGACAGCACCAGCCTGATCGGAACAGATACGTTTATTGACAATGAGGTCCGCCTGCGCCGCGGGTCGGTTTATGAATGTGCGGTGAACGGCGGGTTCGGCGTCTTTGATGAAATCAATATGGCTAAAAATGACGCGCTGGTCGTTCTGCACTCCGCGCTCGACTACCGTAAGGTCATTGATGTGCCAGGCTATGAAAAGATCAGCCTGAATCCTGCCACCCGCTTTATCGGAACCATGAACTATGAATACGCCGGGACTAAAGAGCTGAATGAAGCTCTGGTTTCCCGTTTTATGACCATTGATATTCCTCAGATTGATGAAGAAACCCTGATGGTTATCTTAGCCGATGAATTTCCAGACGCCAAGCAGGATATGCTGAAGCAGTTTGCCGGTATTTTCCTGGATTTACAGGAAAAGGCCATGAACTCTGAAATCTCAACCAAATCGGTGGATCTTCGCGGAATCATGGGCAGTCTCCGCACCATACGCAGGGGCTTGCGTCCAATGCTTGCCATCAATATGGGCGTTATCGGGAAAACCTTTGACCAGTATGAAAAAGAAATTGTCTACGATGTTATCCGGACGCGTATCCGGGAGGACTGGAAGGCTGAGGATATTTTTTAA
- a CDS encoding ParA family protein, producing MKTISLFNLKGGCGKTTSVINLGYLLGQKIKGKVLYIDCDMQSNLTNSLMEYDLDRPCIYHLFTDEKEARDVIYQVSDNIDIIPSSLLMATIEPRLAGMYGREFILKRKLEAVADDYEYCIIDCSPSFSIVTTNALVVTDDIFIPVQTEYYAVDGVHLLEETLEYISKSLGIDKDITLLFATLHDVRNNINNLQYDNLKASFGEKFMDTYIRKNIALVESPIFKQSIFEYKPRSNGAEDYLNLFKEIESKGGF from the coding sequence GTGAAAACCATCAGTTTATTTAACTTAAAAGGCGGCTGTGGAAAGACCACATCCGTCATCAATCTCGGATATCTGCTGGGACAAAAGATAAAAGGGAAGGTGCTCTATATTGACTGCGATATGCAGAGCAACCTGACCAACTCTCTTATGGAGTACGATCTGGACCGTCCATGTATCTATCATTTGTTTACTGACGAAAAAGAAGCCAGGGATGTTATCTATCAAGTAAGCGATAACATTGATATCATTCCTTCCAGTCTTCTGATGGCAACGATTGAGCCGCGGCTTGCAGGCATGTATGGACGTGAGTTTATTTTAAAACGCAAGCTTGAGGCCGTGGCAGACGATTATGAATACTGTATCATTGACTGCTCGCCGTCATTCAGTATTGTGACGACTAATGCACTTGTTGTCACTGACGATATTTTCATTCCAGTACAAACCGAGTATTATGCTGTGGACGGGGTACATCTCTTGGAGGAAACCCTGGAATATATCAGCAAGTCATTAGGAATCGATAAAGATATTACTCTTCTTTTTGCAACACTTCATGATGTACGCAATAATATTAACAATCTTCAATATGATAATTTAAAGGCGAGCTTTGGCGAGAAGTTTATGGATACTTATATCAGAAAGAATATCGCCCTGGTAGAGTCACCGATATTCAAGCAATCTATTTTTGAGTATAAACCAAGGTCAAATGGCGCTGAAGATTATCTGAATTTATTTAAAGAAATAGAATCCAAAGGGGGCTTTTAA
- a CDS encoding BMC domain-containing protein — translation MKKAVGFIEFKSIPIGIEATDDMLKAGNVDLMMASPLCPGKYVTIISGDVGAVQASIRNGEHIGGIYVLESHVIPNIHPDVLPAMLGAGEIEDVKALGIVETINAISSIIVGDVAVKAANVELIEIRIARGLGGKGFVLLTGEVASVKQAIKAAEADMRDLGVITSYSVIASPHKDIKKVIF, via the coding sequence TTGAAAAAAGCAGTAGGTTTTATAGAATTTAAGAGTATTCCTATCGGCATCGAAGCCACTGATGATATGCTGAAAGCCGGAAATGTTGATTTAATGATGGCCTCTCCTTTATGTCCCGGGAAATATGTTACCATAATTTCCGGTGACGTAGGGGCCGTTCAGGCATCAATTAGAAACGGTGAGCACATCGGTGGAATCTATGTACTCGAATCCCACGTTATTCCGAACATTCATCCGGATGTATTACCGGCTATGTTAGGTGCGGGAGAAATCGAAGATGTCAAAGCTCTTGGTATCGTTGAAACAATTAATGCAATCTCTTCAATTATCGTTGGCGATGTGGCTGTTAAGGCTGCAAATGTCGAGCTGATTGAAATCAGAATAGCCAGAGGCTTGGGTGGTAAAGGTTTTGTATTATTGACTGGTGAAGTTGCTTCTGTTAAACAGGCGATTAAAGCCGCAGAAGCAGATATGCGCGATTTAGGTGTTATCACAAGTTACTCAGTAATCGCGTCACCGCATAAAGATATTAAGAAAGTCATTTTCTAA
- a CDS encoding 4Fe-4S dicluster domain-containing protein, translating to MSTNLVEIVKSAGIIGAGGAGFPTHVKIDAEVDTVIVNGAECEPLLRVDQQLMAERAHHMLVALQAVMDHTKAKAGIVGLKKKYIPAIGALRQDLPNFPKIDLHIMNNFYPAGDEQTLVYETTGRIVPEGGIPLNVGTLVINVETLLNIYDIMNEDKPVVDKYITVTGAVRNKITTKVPLGITVREALELAGGTTISDFVIINGGPMMGKIVDIDSYVTKTTKGFIVLPSDHPLIESKTRSIQDTIKLAGMACMQCSLCTEVCPRHSLGHNLEPHKLMRIAAYGSTCDTTTQATNAFLCCECGLCQYACVMDLQPWKFNITLKRELGSKGIKNPHHDKPEKADPFRSAKQFNVHRLISRLGLDEYDQPAPMVDCDKQFTEVTIQLAQHIGAPAQPVVSVGDVVEKGTLIGEIPEGSLGARIFASIDGKVTAVEDGKITIRS from the coding sequence ATGAGCACAAATTTAGTTGAAATAGTCAAAAGCGCTGGTATTATTGGTGCCGGCGGGGCTGGCTTCCCAACCCATGTGAAAATCGACGCTGAAGTTGATACAGTTATTGTCAACGGTGCTGAATGTGAGCCTTTGTTAAGAGTTGACCAACAGTTAATGGCTGAGAGAGCCCACCACATGCTGGTGGCTCTTCAGGCTGTTATGGATCATACCAAGGCAAAGGCAGGCATTGTCGGACTTAAAAAGAAATATATTCCGGCAATTGGCGCTTTAAGACAGGACTTACCAAATTTTCCTAAAATCGACCTTCACATTATGAATAATTTCTATCCTGCCGGTGATGAACAAACACTGGTATATGAAACAACAGGGAGAATCGTTCCAGAGGGTGGAATTCCATTAAATGTTGGAACTTTAGTCATAAATGTAGAGACACTTCTCAATATTTATGATATAATGAACGAGGACAAGCCCGTAGTGGATAAATATATTACTGTTACGGGGGCAGTCCGCAATAAAATCACGACAAAGGTTCCGCTGGGAATTACTGTTCGTGAAGCACTTGAGCTGGCTGGCGGAACAACCATTTCCGATTTTGTCATTATCAATGGTGGTCCAATGATGGGGAAAATTGTCGACATCGACTCCTATGTCACAAAGACCACAAAGGGCTTTATTGTTTTACCGAGCGATCATCCGTTGATCGAATCAAAGACAAGAAGCATCCAGGATACGATAAAATTAGCTGGAATGGCGTGTATGCAGTGTAGTTTATGTACAGAAGTTTGTCCGAGACACAGTCTGGGGCATAACCTTGAACCGCACAAGCTTATGCGAATCGCGGCCTATGGCTCAACTTGTGATACGACCACTCAAGCTACAAATGCTTTCTTATGCTGTGAATGTGGCTTATGTCAATATGCGTGTGTTATGGATCTCCAGCCTTGGAAATTCAATATCACACTCAAGCGGGAATTAGGTAGCAAAGGCATTAAAAACCCACATCACGACAAACCCGAAAAAGCTGATCCTTTCAGATCAGCAAAACAGTTTAACGTACATCGTTTAATTTCACGTCTGGGTCTGGATGAGTATGATCAGCCAGCTCCGATGGTCGATTGCGACAAACAGTTCACTGAAGTAACCATTCAGCTGGCACAGCACATTGGTGCACCTGCCCAGCCGGTTGTGAGTGTAGGGGATGTTGTTGAGAAGGGTACCCTGATCGGAGAAATTCCAGAAGGAAGCCTTGGCGCCCGTATTTTCGCAAGTATCGACGGTAAAGTAACTGCCGTTGAAGATGGTAAAATTACCATCCGGTCCTAA